One genomic segment of Brassica napus cultivar Da-Ae chromosome A3, Da-Ae, whole genome shotgun sequence includes these proteins:
- the LOC106438408 gene encoding axial regulator YABBY 5, which produces MANSATAAEQLCYIPCNFCNIVLAVSVPCSSLFDIVTVRCGHCTNLWSVNMAAALQSLSRPNFQVTPYAMPEYGSSSRGNTKISSRISARTISEQRIVNRPPEKRQRVPSAYNQFIKEEIQRIKANNPDISHREAFSTAAKNWAHFPHIHFGLMLESNKQAKLA; this is translated from the exons ATGGCTAACTCCGCGACGGCCGCTGAGCAACTTTGCTATATTCCTTGTAACTTCTGCAACATAGTTCTTGCG GTAAGTGTCCCATGCAGCAGTCTGTTCGACATCGTGACCGTCCGATGCGGCCACTGCACCAATCTGTGGTCTGTAAACATGGCAGCTGCTCTTCAGTCGCTTTCACGCCCTAATTTCCAG GTAACACCTTATGCAATGCCAGAGTATGGATCTTCCTCAAGAGGCAACACCAAAATTTCTTCCAGAATTTCAGCTCGTACCATTTCTGAGCAGAGAATTGTAAACCGTC CTCCGGAAAAGAGGCAGAGAGTACCTTCAGCCTACAACCAATTTATAAa AGAGGAAATTCAGAGGATCAAGGCTAATAATCCAGACATAAGCCACAGGGAAGCATTCAGCACCGCCGCCAAGAAT TGGGCACACTTTCCTCATATTCACTTTGGTCTAATGCTGGAGAGCAACAAGCAAGCTAAGTTAGCTTAA
- the LOC106438407 gene encoding SPX domain-containing protein 2, translating into MYLCVCVIASLPLCAMKFGKSLSNQIEETLPEWQDKFLSYKELKKKLKLLEPRGGVENRPNKRSRSSDPNSTDTDPTKEELDFIRLLEEELDKFNSFFVEKEEEYIIRLKELKDQVAKANNSNEEMINIKRDIVDFHGEMVLLMNYSALNYTGLAKILKKYDKRTGALIRLPFIQKVLQEPFFTTDLLNTFVKECEAMLDRLFPSNKNRNLEEDKSEPTTSETNGSDLLRLPKDLSEIEYMESLYMKSTVSALRVLKEIRSGSSTVSVFSLPPLQASGLEDDSWKTKVGTLEQVAE; encoded by the exons ATgtatttgtgtgtgtgtgtgattgCTAGCCTCCCCCTTTGTGCCATGAAATTCGGCAAGAGTCTTAGCAACCAGATCGAGGAGACCTTGCCTGAATGGCAAGACAAATTTCTCTCCTACAAGGAGctcaagaagaagctgaagctcTTGGAGCCCAGAGGTGGCGTCGAGAATCGCCCAAACAAGCGTTCCAGATCCTCCGACCCAAATTCCACCGACACGGATCCAACGAAGGAGGAGCTTGATTTCATTCGCCTTCTCGAGGAAGAGCTCGACAAATTCAATTCTTTCTTCGTCGAGAAAGAGGAAGAATACATCATCAGATTGAAG GAATTGAAGGACCAAGTGGCAAAGGCAAATAATTCAAATGAAGAGATGATTAATATAAAGAGAGATATTGTAGATTTTCATGGAGAAATGGTCCTGCTGATGAATTATAGTGCTCTCAACTATACAG GGTTAGCTAAGATTCTCAAAAAGTACGACAAAAGAACCGGGGCTCTTATCCGACTACCATTCATCCAAAAGGTTCTGCAAGAGCCTTTCTTCACCACTGACCTGCTCAACACATTTGTCAAAGAGTGTGAGGCTATGCTGGACCGCCTCTTCCCGTCTAACAAAAACCGGAATCTTGAGGAAGACAAATCAGAGCCAACAACGTCAGAAACCAACGGTTCTGATCTTCTCAGACTTCCTAAAGATTTGTCTGAGATTGAGTACATGGAGAGCTTGTACATGAAGAGCACTGTCTCCGCTCTTAGGGTTTTAAAGGAAATCCGCAGCGGTAGCTCAACAGTTAGCGTCTTCTCGTTGCCACCGTTACAGGCTAGTGGATTAGAAGATGATTCATGGAAGACGAAAGTTGGTACCCTGGAACAAGTAGCCGAATGA
- the LOC106443707 gene encoding protein IQ-DOMAIN 4-like, producing MGKGWLACVSAPCLPTGKDKKHQKQEKEKKKWFGKQKSRESIEFSLEETTPVDPSSSSITRPSPPPLPDFVPQPLLPPPSPPPPPPPPPPPPLFADLAPQPLLPPPSSPPPPPPFPPYANNKGYDASKEAKTRQALALASAVAAEAAVVAAHAAVEVTRLTLNTSTRQIVESKEEAAAIKIQNAYRCYKARHTLRMLRGMVRLKTLLQGKYVKRQMNAMLSSMQTLTRLQTQIQARRNRLSEENKARHTLIQQKGHQKEGQNQNLIIAGDFDSSNKSKAQIKAQFVNRKEASVRRERALAYAYSHQQTWRNSTKHPHQTLMDADTPHWGWSWLDRWMASRPWEPISNDDQASVKREISIKTSPARSKEPKSVSRKANQSEGVNRRHSIGGGSAESLDSSLSRRSSFGNTETEKSKASVETTSNMTTNPQPLKKPKGSVGTAKNMVNTQAMKSKDSVGTRYLANTQALNSKVSVGQPSNLGSQKKVVSDKNKLPQMVMPKKRRSSSISLASTKKVSDSDKATTRAANEEKKRRNGSTG from the exons ATGGGAAAGGGCTGGTTAGCATGTGTCTCGGCCCCTTGTTTACCTACAGGAAAAGACAAAAAACATCAA AAacaggagaaggagaagaagaaatggtTTGGGAAACAAAAGAGTAGAGAATCCATTGAATTCTCATTGGAGGAGACTACTCCTGTAGATCCTTCATCTTCCTCCATTACTCGGCCGTCCCCTCCTCCGTTGCCTGATTTTGTTCCTCAACCGTTGTTGCCCCcaccatcccctcctcctcctcctcctcctcctcctcctcctcctctgtttGCTGATTTAGCTCCTCAGCCGTTGTTACCACCACCATCATCCCCTCCTCCTCCCCCTCCTTTTCCGCCATATGCCAACAATAAAGGCTATGATGCTTCCAAAGAAGCAAAGACTAGACAAGCTCTGGCTCTCGCGTCGGCTGTCGCAGCCGAAGCAGCGGTGGTGGCTGCACATGCTGCCGTAGAAGTCACACGTCTCACGTTGAATACCTCAACACGTCAAATTGTGGAATCAAAGGAGGAAGCTGCTGCGATCAAGATCCAAAATGCGTATAGATGTTACAAG GCAAGACACACTCTACGTATGCTGCGAGGAATGGTCAGGCTAAAGACGTTGCTACAAGGAAAATACGTGAAAAGACAGATGAACGCGATGCTTAGCTCCATGCAAACTCTTACACGTTTACAAACACAGATTCAAGCGAGGAGGAATCGGTTATCTGAAGAGAACAAAGCTCGTCACACGCTGATCCAGCAGAAGGGTCACCAGAAAGAAGGCCAAAATCAGAATTTG ATTATTGCGGGAGATTTTGATTCGAGCAACAAATCAAAGGCACAGATCAAAGCACAGTTTGTAAATCGTAAAGAAGCTTCTGTAAGACGTGAGAGGGCTTTGGCGTATGCTTACAGTCATCag CAAACATGGAGAAACTCTACAAAACATCCACACCAGACTCTGATGGACGCAGACACTCCTCACTGGGGTTGGAGTTGGCTTGACAGGTGGATGGCATCTCGTCCATGGGAACCTATATCCAACGACGATCAAGCCTCCGTCAAACGCGAGATTTCCATCAAGACTTCTCCCGCCAGATCTAAAGAACCAAAATCTGTCAGCCGAAAAGCTAACCAGAGCGAGGGGGTTAATCGTAGGCACAGCATTGGTGGTGGATCAGCTGAGAGCCTAGATAGTTCTTTATCACGCAGAAGTTCTTTTGGTAATACGGAAACTGAAAAATCCAAGGCTAGTGTGGAAACAACAAGCAACATGACGACTAACCCCCAACCGTTGAAGAAACCCAAGGGAAGTGTGGGAACAGCAAAAAACATGGTTAACACGCAAGCTATGAAATCAAAAGATAGTGTGGGAACAAGATACTTGGCTAACACGCAAGCTTTGAATTCTAAGGTTAGTGTTGGCCAACCGAGCAACTTGGGCTCCCAAAAGAAGGTTGTGtccgataaaaataaacttCCGCAAATGGTAATGCCAAAGAAGAGGCGTTCATCTTCAATTTCTCTTGCGTCAACAAAGAAGGTTTCGGATTCGGACAAAGCTACGACACGCGCTGCAAatgaagagaaaaagagaagaaatggtAGTACCGGTTAA
- the LOC106438406 gene encoding probable pectinesterase/pectinesterase inhibitor 12, translating into MALSSLSFYFLCFLLFTPSIFSYSSPTSPNPNQISSTSFCKNAPYPDACFHSLKLSLSINISPNILSFLLQTLKLALSEAGKLTDLLSAAGISNNLVEGQRGSLQDCKDLHHITSSVLKRSLSKIKEDANDPRKLAAARAYLSAALTNKNTCLEGLDSASGPLKPKLVTSFTTTYKHVSNSLSTLSKQRKTNHLKTNSKTKNRRLLGLFPDWVSEKDRRFLEDSGDEYDEYEPSEILIVAADGTGNFTTINEAISFAPNMSNDRVLIYLREGEYNENIEIPSYKTNIVLIGDGSDVTFVTGNRSVGDGWTTFRSATLAVSGEGFLARDITIMNTAGPEKHQAVALRVNADFVALYRCVIDGYQDTLYTHSFRQFYRECDIYGTIDYIFGNAAVVFQGCNVVSKLPMPGQFTVVTAQSRDSPDEDTGISMQNCSIFATEDLLNSSTRVNSYLGRPWRGYSRTVLMESFIDEFIHGSGWTKWAGGEGLDTLYYGEYNNYGPGSDTSKRVNWSGYHIMGYEDAFNFTTTEFITGDGWLGSTSFPYDNGI; encoded by the exons ATGGCTCTCTCTTCACTCAGTTTCTATTTTCTATGCTTTCTCCTCTTCACTCCTTCCATTTTCTCGTATTCATCTCCGACTTCCCCAAACCCTAATCAAATCTCTTCCACAAGTTTCTGCAAGAACGCACCATATCCAGATGCATGTTTCCACTCtttaaaactctctctctccatcaACATAAGCCCTAACATTCTCTCTTTCCTCCTTCAAACCCTCAAACTAGCTCTTTCCGAGGCTGGAAAACTCACCGATCTCCTTTCAGCCGCCGGAATCTCGAACAACCTCGTTGAGGGCCAACGTGGCTCTCTTCAAGACTGCAAAGATCTCCACCACATAACTTCTTCCGTACTGAAACGTTCTCTCTCCAAAATCAAAGAAGATGCTAATGATCCACGGAAGCTAGCTGCCGCTAGAGCTTACTTGAGCGCTGCTCTCACCAACAAGAACACTTGCTTGGAAGGTCTTGACTCGGCATCTGGTCCACTAAAGCCAAAGCTCGTGACTTCCTTTACGACCACTTACAAACACGTAAGCAATTCTCTTTCGACTCTttcaaaacaaagaaagacCAATCATCTTAAAACCAATAGCAAGACCAAGAACCGCCGGTTACTTGGGTTATTTCCCGACTGGGTATCTGAGAAAGATCGCCGGTTTTTAGAAGATTCCGGTGATGAGTATGACGAGTATGAGCCGAGTGAGATCCTCATTGTGGCTGCTGATGGAACAGGTAATTTTACAACTATTAACGAAGCTATAAGCTTTGCTCCTAATATGAGTAACGACAGAGTgctgatatatttaagagaagGTGAGTATAACGAAAACATTGAGATTCCAAGTTACAAGACTAATATTGTCCTGATCGGTGATGGATCCGATGTTACGTTTGTTACCGGCAACCGCAGCGTCGGAGATGGATGGACCACTTTTCGATCTGCTACTCTTG CGGTTTCTGGCGAAGGATTCTTGGCGAGGGATATAACCATAATGAACACAGCGGGACCAGAGAAGCATCAAGCGGTTGCTTTACGCGTTAACGCGGATTTTGTGGCCTTATACAGATGTGTCATTGACGGTTACCAGGACACACTTTACACTCACTCGTTCCGACAATTCTACCGTGAATGTGATATATATGGAAcaattgattatatatttggCAACGCGGCTGTGGTTTTCCAAGGCTGCAACGTAGTCTCAAAGTTGCCAATGCCAGGTCAGTTCACTGTAGTTACGGCACAGTCACGAGATAGTCCGGATGAAGACACTGGGATCTCGATGCAGAACTGCTCCATCTTTGCCACGGAAGATTTGTTAAATAGCTCAACTAGAGTGAATAGCTATTTAGGGCGTCCATGGAGAGGATATTCAAGAACCGTTCTAATGGAATCTTTTATTGATGAATTTATTCACGGTTCGGGTTGGACCAAATGGGCCGGTGGTGAAGGACTTGATACTCTGTATTATGGCGAGTACAATAATTACGGGCCAGGTTCTGATACAAGTAAGCGGGTCAACTGGTCGGGTTATCACATTATGGGTTACGAAGATGCGTTTAACTTCACGACAACGGAGTTTATCACCGGCGATGGTTGGTTAGGCAGTACTTCCTTCCCTTATGATAATGGCATATAA